The genomic stretch GATGCCTACGTCGAAGACGATGCTGCGGCCCAGGTTGCCGCGCAGGAAATCCGGCGCATCGGGGTGGGCAAACAGTACCCGGGCAAAGGTTGGCCCGACCAGCGACAGCGAGCGCCAGCCCTGGCGCAGGTATTCGGTAGGCGGCGGGAAGTGGGTGTTGAGGTCGAGCACTTCGCGCTTGAGGCTGGAGAACGCGATGATGTCCAGCTCGTTCAGCTCCAGCCCGCGTTCCCGGTAATTGTGCGCCTTCTTGCGCAAGGTGGGCGCCAGGCGCCCCAGCAGTTCGGTGGCACTGATGCGCCGTGGGCGTGCTTCGCGGCGTACCAGCTGCGCCAGGGAAAACGCACTGCGTCGCCGCTGCAGCTCCTCGCGCCATTCATCGTTCAGCCGGCGGCCCTCGTCGAGCACGAAAAACACCTCGAAGGCGGCGTCGCGGAACAGCACGTCTGGTGGCTCCTGCCCCGCCGGGGTGAAGTCCTCGCTGCGGTAGGGAATGTTCAGCCCCTGCAACAGGCGCTGGCACACCCAACGCTCCCGCTCCCACTTACGGGCGTTGGAGAGAAAGGCATTGGCTTGTTCGGCCTGGATGGTAAGCAGGCGCAGGTAGTCTGAGTCATCCATGCAGACAAGCTTAGCCGCTAATCGATGACGGTAAGATGCTGTTTAAGCGTGAGAATCAGCCCAGCACTGGCCACTGCTGCACCAGCCCGACCAGATGCACCAGGCCAAAGCCCAGGCAGATCAGCGAACTGACCACGATAAAACGCTGCGAACGCCCGGTGCCCGCCAGCAATACTGGCCCCAGCAGACCGCGTAGCAAATACACCAGGGTGATCAGGCAAATGACTGGCAGCAGCAAGGGCAGCCGCCCGATCGCCCCGGCAGCCGACAGCGCATAGGCCGACCAGGCCAGCAACACGCAGGCGATGGCGGCGGTGATCAGCGCCGGGTAGCAGCGGCCCTTTTCGGCGGCCACCGCCATGCGCTCGCCGGCCCCGAACAAACGGTACCAACGCGGCCCCACGGCGATGATGGCCAGGTGAATTACGCCGATGATGGCGTTGAGTGCCGCTGCCAGTAGCAGGGCGGGGTTGGTTCCTTCCAGCATGACCAATGCTTCCTGCATCGAATGGAAGGCGACAGCCTACCGCAGCCGAAGGCATGGGAGAATGGGTGTAGACTCGGTTTTATCCACATGGCTGCAAAGGGTATTGTTCAGGTGATCAGCGCGCAGGTGTTATCCGGCACCACCCTTACCCTCGGCTGGCTGGGTTATGTGCCGTTGCTGATCTGGGCGGTCAGCCAGGTTCGCTGGGTTGAACTGTTTACCGACCGGCGCCGCCAGCATTTGCTGTTTGGTACGGTGTTCTGCCTGTTTGCGCTGTGGCTGGTGCGGCGCGACTTTGATACCGGGGTGTCGTACCACTTTATTGGCATGACGGCGGTCACCCTGTTGCTGGACTGGCCGCTGGCGGTGCTGGGTGGGTTCATGGCCCAGCTCGGCTTGCTGGCGCTGGGGCGTCAGGACCTGGCGGCGCTGGGGGTGAATGGTTTGTTGTTGGTTGGCTTGCCGGTGCTGATTACCGAGGTGTGCGCGGTATTGGTGGAGCGTGCCCAGCCCCGCAACCTGTTCGTTTACATCTTTTGTTCGGGTTTTTTTCCGGCCGCGCTGACCGTGCTGGTTTGCGTCCCCGCAGCGCTAGGGGTGTTGTGGCTGGACGGGCGGTTTGCCCTGCCGGAGTGGCTCAGCGACTTTGTTGGCTACCTGTGGCTGATGATGTTCCCCGAGGCGTTCATCAACGGCATGGTGATCAGTGCGCTGGTGGTGTTTTGCCCCGAGTGGCTGGAAACCTTCAACCGGACGCGGTACCTGCAGGCGCCGTGGAAGGAAGATGAGCGGTGAGTGTGTGGTGGCTGTGCCGGCCTCTTCGGGGGTAATGCACAGCACTCAGAGGTTGCACTCTCACTGTGGGAGCGGGCATGCCCGCGAACACGGGCGAAGCCCGTGCCATCCACTGCGGCGCCTGCTTCGCGGGCTTGCCCGCTCCCACAGGTACCGCGCGGGTTGTGGGCCCGCGTTGTATTTGTGGATCAGCTCAATGCCGCGGCTCCAGGTCCCCCGAATACAGCTCATCTTCGGACTCTTCCGACCCCGCAATCTTGTGCTCCTCAGCCGCCCAGGCGCCCAGGTCGATCAGCTTGCAACGGTCCGAACAAAACGGTCGGAACGCGTTTTTTTCGCTCCATTCCACAGGCGCGCCGCAAGTTGGGCAATCGACGGTCAATGGCTGGCTCATGGCTGGCCTCCTTTCAAAGTCAGGTAAAAGTGGTGCAGGCGGTCAATCTGCTCATGCAGCGCGGCCAGGCCGCCGTCGTTGACCACCACATCATCGGCATGGCGCAGGCGATCCTCACGGGCCAACTGCGCCTGCAAAATGGCCTGCACGTGCTCGGCACTGGTGTTGTCCCGCGCCAGGGTTCGGGCTATTTGCAGGTCCTGCGGCGCATCGATCACCAGCACGCGTTGGGTCTTGTGGTGCTGGCCCGATTCGATCAGCAGCGGCGACACATAGACCGCATAAGGCGACTGCGCCTTGGCCAGATAGCTGAAAATCTCCTGACCGATCAGCGGGTGCAGCAGTTGTTCCAGCCATTTGCGTTGCGCCGGGTCGGCGAAAATCAGCTGGCGCAGGGCGGCGCGATCGAGCTGGCCGTCGCCCTGCAGCACGCCCGGGCCGAAGCGCTCGACGATGCTGGCCAGGGCCGGGCGGCCAGGTTCGACAACCCAACGCGCCGCCTGGTCGGCATCGACCAGGTGCACGCCAAGCTCGACAAAGCGCTCGGCAGCGGCGCTTTTGCCGCTCCCAATGCCGCCGGTCAGGCCGAGAATCCAGGGGGTAAAGGCCGCAGTGGTCATCAGTATCCAAGCAGTTGCATGTATGAGGTGTATATTTCATCACCCCAGAGCACGGCAATCCACCCCGCAATTGCCAGATAAGGGCCAAACGGGATTGCCGTGCCCATGGCATCCCGGCGAAAACGCAGCAGGCACAGGCCAAACAGCGCCCCCACCACCGACGACAACAGCAGCGTCAACGGCAGCACCTGCCAACCCCCCCACGCCCCGATCAGCGCCATCAGCTTGAAATCGCCATAGCCCATGCCTTCCTTGCCGGTGACCAGCCTGAACACCCAGTACACCGTCCACAGGCTGAGGTACCCGGCCACTGCGCCCCACAGTGCGTCGGCCAGGGCCACATGGATACCAAAGGCATTGACGATCAGCCCTAGCCACATGGTCGGCAGCACCAGCACATCCGGCAGCAACTGGTGGTCCGCATCGATCAGGCTCAGCGCCAGCAGGCACCAGGTCAGCGGCAACGCCAGCAACGCCTCTACCGAAGCGCCGAAGCGCCAGGCCACTACCAGCGACAGCAGCGCGCTGGCCACTTCCACTACCGGGTAACGCAGGCTGATGCGGTTTTTGCAGGACGAACAGCGCCCGCCCAAGGCCAGGTAGCTGATGACCGGAATGTTTTCCCACGCACGAATCCGGTGCGCGCAGTGTGGGCACCGGGAGGCGGGCAGGCACAGGTCGAAACGCGGGTGCTGCGTGGTCGGCAGCCCCAATACCTCTTGCGCCTCACGCTGCCATTGGCGCTCCAGCATGATCGGCAGGCGATACACCAGCACGTTGATAAAGCTGCCCACCAGCAGGCCGAGCACCGTGGCAAGGGTGAGGAAATACGCTGGCTGTTCAGCCAGCAAAGCCCATAAAGTCATGTTCAGATCAAACTACCCAACTGGAAGATCGGCAGGTACATCGCCACCACCAGGCCACCCACCAGCAAGCCCAGGATCAGCACGATGGCCGGCTCCAGCAGGCTGGTCAACTGGTCCAGCGCCTGGCTGACCTGTTCCTCGTAATGGCTGGCGGCTTTTTCCAGCATCTGGTCCAGCGTGCCGCTGGATTCACCGATGGCCGTCAACTGCACCAGCAAGGGGGGAAACAACGGTTCACCGGCCATCGCCTGGTTCAGCCCTTGCCCATTGGCCATGCCTTGGCGCAGCCGCAACACCGCCTGCTCGTGCAGGTCGCCACCCGTTACCCGCGCCACCGTCCCCAGCGCATCCAGCAACGGCACCCCGGCGCCGTAGGACGTTGCCAGGCTACGCGCAAACCGCGCCAACGCGGCCTGCCCCAGCAGCTTGCCAAACACGGGCAAGCCCAGCACCCGCCAAGATATCCACAGGCGCGCTGGCGCGTGCTGCCGGTAAAGCTGGCGCACGGCAACACCCATCACCAAGCCCATCACCAGCAGCAGCGGTGCAAACCGGCTCAGCCCTGTGGACAAGTTAATCACCCATTGGGTAAATGCCGGCAACGCCGCGCCCATGCCCGAGAACATGCTCTCGAATTTAGGAATCACCTCCAGCAACAAGATCGCCGATACCCCCAGCCCGGTCAGCAACAGCAGCAGCGGGTAGATCATCGCCTTGCGCACCTTCTTGTGCAGCACCCGACGCTGTTCCAGCATGCCGGCCAGCTGCTCCAGCTGCCGGTCGAGCGTACCGGACTGCTCGCCCACCCGTACCAGGTTGCAATACAGCGCATCGAACCATGCCGGGTGACGCTGCAACGCATCCGCCAACCCCAGGCCC from Pseudomonas putida encodes the following:
- a CDS encoding type II secretion system F family protein; the protein is MTSSSLLYRWHGTDANGTPVSGQTPGRSPAYVRAGLIRQGITVASLRPASGLAFSLPKRREKADPAGFSRQLATLLKAGVPLLQAFEVMGRSGCDAAQAALLERLKQDVASGLGLADALQRHPAWFDALYCNLVRVGEQSGTLDRQLEQLAGMLEQRRVLHKKVRKAMIYPLLLLLTGLGVSAILLLEVIPKFESMFSGMGAALPAFTQWVINLSTGLSRFAPLLLVMGLVMGVAVRQLYRQHAPARLWISWRVLGLPVFGKLLGQAALARFARSLATSYGAGVPLLDALGTVARVTGGDLHEQAVLRLRQGMANGQGLNQAMAGEPLFPPLLVQLTAIGESSGTLDQMLEKAASHYEEQVSQALDQLTSLLEPAIVLILGLLVGGLVVAMYLPIFQLGSLI
- a CDS encoding prepilin peptidase, which produces MTLWALLAEQPAYFLTLATVLGLLVGSFINVLVYRLPIMLERQWQREAQEVLGLPTTQHPRFDLCLPASRCPHCAHRIRAWENIPVISYLALGGRCSSCKNRISLRYPVVEVASALLSLVVAWRFGASVEALLALPLTWCLLALSLIDADHQLLPDVLVLPTMWLGLIVNAFGIHVALADALWGAVAGYLSLWTVYWVFRLVTGKEGMGYGDFKLMALIGAWGGWQVLPLTLLLSSVVGALFGLCLLRFRRDAMGTAIPFGPYLAIAGWIAVLWGDEIYTSYMQLLGY
- the yacG gene encoding DNA gyrase inhibitor YacG — translated: MSQPLTVDCPTCGAPVEWSEKNAFRPFCSDRCKLIDLGAWAAEEHKIAGSEESEDELYSGDLEPRH
- a CDS encoding dephospho-CoA kinase, which gives rise to MTTAAFTPWILGLTGGIGSGKSAAAERFVELGVHLVDADQAARWVVEPGRPALASIVERFGPGVLQGDGQLDRAALRQLIFADPAQRKWLEQLLHPLIGQEIFSYLAKAQSPYAVYVSPLLIESGQHHKTQRVLVIDAPQDLQIARTLARDNTSAEHVQAILQAQLAREDRLRHADDVVVNDGGLAALHEQIDRLHHFYLTLKGGQP